A window from Listeria seeligeri serovar 1/2b str. SLCC3954 encodes these proteins:
- the pgmB gene encoding beta-phosphoglucomutase: MTTALKGVLFDLDGVITDTAHYHYLAWKKTAESIGIEFDEVFNENLKGVSRIDSLLLILKKGNRENDFTEEEIEVLAADKNEFYVSLLQEITPADVLPGIKELIVALKKQNLKCAIASVSKNARTVLSALEMEQEFDYIVDAAKITKSKPNPEIFIEATRGLGLKSSEVIGIEDAQAGIEAINAAGIISVGVGSGLRDADMTVKHTGLLDLRILEILHSK, translated from the coding sequence ATGACAACAGCTTTAAAAGGAGTACTATTCGATTTAGATGGTGTCATCACAGATACAGCACATTATCATTACCTTGCTTGGAAGAAAACAGCAGAGAGCATCGGCATCGAATTTGATGAAGTATTTAATGAGAATTTAAAAGGAGTAAGCAGAATTGACTCATTGTTGCTTATTTTAAAGAAAGGCAACCGTGAAAACGACTTTACAGAAGAAGAAATTGAAGTACTTGCTGCTGATAAAAATGAGTTTTATGTTAGTCTGCTTCAAGAAATCACACCAGCTGATGTTTTGCCTGGAATTAAAGAATTAATTGTGGCATTGAAAAAGCAAAACTTAAAATGCGCAATCGCTTCTGTATCTAAGAACGCTCGCACTGTATTGAGCGCGCTAGAAATGGAACAAGAATTCGACTATATTGTTGATGCAGCAAAAATCACTAAATCAAAACCAAATCCTGAAATTTTTATTGAAGCAACTCGCGGGTTAGGACTTAAATCATCTGAAGTAATCGGAATTGAAGATGCTCAAGCGGGTATTGAAGCTATAAACGCTGCTGGCATTATCAGTGTTGGTGTGGGTTCAGGCCTTCGCGATGCAGACATGACAGTAAAACACACAGGCTTACTTGATTTACGTATCTTGGAAATATTACATAGCAAGTAA
- a CDS encoding MFS transporter produces MEKTNRRNTLALISIMLGAFISLLDTTIVNVALPDITTALHATSETIEWVISGYALAFGLVLILAGRLGDKFGRKNIYIIGITLFLIMSITAGFATSESSLIVSRVIQGLAAGLFFPQINATIMDIYSGKKLGKIFGILGSVIGVGTAIGPLTGGLLIELFGVTNGWRAVFFVNVPFVLVTLVLATLYMPKRTISKNKISFDFPGILLLTTALLLLLFPLISSGANDFKPLDYLLMALSIPVFIVLYKWSVIQDKKGNQPLISPNLLKNNQFVSGMLLSLVYFAAFTSIFFVLSLTWQTGFDRSAILSGLAISPFALGSVLAASNSHRFIAILGRKLLMLGVILVIVGLSSVSIVFHLNEGAFSAWLLFLPLFIAGIGSGLIIAPLNSFTLSTVEGIERGGASGMFNTAQRIGSSFGIAVVGSVFFRTLGNTAATSKASAFSDSLQMSMYVNIALLIVCFLLIFRLPKNI; encoded by the coding sequence ATGGAAAAAACGAATAGACGTAATACTTTAGCACTTATTTCAATTATGCTTGGAGCTTTTATTTCATTATTAGATACGACCATAGTTAATGTCGCATTACCCGATATCACGACTGCGCTTCATGCTACAAGTGAGACAATAGAATGGGTAATTTCTGGTTATGCACTTGCATTTGGTCTTGTACTTATTTTAGCTGGACGACTCGGTGATAAATTTGGTCGAAAAAACATTTACATAATTGGTATCACCTTGTTCTTGATTATGAGCATTACAGCAGGATTTGCCACTTCTGAGAGTAGCTTAATTGTTTCTCGGGTGATTCAAGGACTTGCTGCTGGATTATTCTTCCCACAAATAAATGCAACCATTATGGATATTTATTCTGGTAAAAAGTTAGGAAAAATATTCGGTATTCTTGGTTCTGTTATTGGCGTTGGAACAGCTATCGGCCCGCTTACTGGTGGACTTTTAATTGAACTTTTTGGTGTGACAAATGGTTGGCGCGCTGTCTTCTTTGTTAATGTGCCATTTGTATTAGTAACACTTGTTCTAGCTACACTTTATATGCCCAAAAGAACGATTTCTAAAAATAAAATCAGCTTTGACTTTCCAGGTATTCTTTTACTTACAACAGCACTATTATTACTACTTTTCCCATTAATTTCAAGTGGAGCTAATGATTTTAAACCTTTAGATTATCTTTTAATGGCGCTATCCATTCCAGTTTTTATCGTACTTTATAAATGGAGTGTTATCCAAGACAAAAAAGGAAATCAGCCATTAATTTCGCCTAATTTACTTAAAAATAATCAATTTGTTTCTGGAATGCTGTTATCACTAGTTTATTTCGCTGCTTTTACAAGTATTTTCTTCGTCTTATCTTTAACTTGGCAAACCGGCTTTGATCGGTCAGCTATTTTATCTGGTCTAGCAATTAGCCCATTTGCTTTAGGAAGTGTACTCGCTGCTTCCAACAGTCACCGCTTTATTGCCATACTAGGACGAAAATTATTAATGCTAGGAGTCATTCTAGTAATTGTTGGTCTAAGTTCAGTATCTATCGTATTTCATCTAAATGAAGGCGCCTTTTCTGCTTGGCTGTTGTTCCTACCACTTTTCATCGCTGGAATTGGCAGTGGTTTGATTATTGCACCTTTAAATAGCTTTACACTTTCTACTGTTGAGGGCATCGAGCGTGGTGGAGCAAGTGGTATGTTTAATACTGCACAGCGAATTGGATCATCATTTGGGATTGCGGTTGTTGGTTCTGTCTTTTTCCGGACACTTGGGAATACAGCAGCAACTTCAAAAGCAAGTGCCTTTTCCGACAGTTTACAAATGAGTATGTATGTAAATATTGCTCTTCTAATTGTGTGTTTCCTACTAATTTTCCGACTACCAAAAAATATTTAA
- a CDS encoding thioredoxin family protein, with amino-acid sequence MAIIFAKEEDFEEIISSHPKILLNFWAEWCAPCRCFWPTLEQFSEVEEGNVQVVKINVDKQRALAQKFDVKGIPNSLVLVDGEIKGAIAGIVSCEELRSRFRSLAK; translated from the coding sequence ATGGCGATTATTTTTGCAAAAGAAGAGGACTTTGAAGAGATTATTAGTAGCCATCCTAAAATATTGCTTAACTTTTGGGCAGAGTGGTGTGCTCCATGCCGCTGTTTTTGGCCAACACTTGAGCAATTTTCTGAGGTGGAAGAAGGTAATGTACAGGTTGTAAAAATTAATGTAGATAAACAACGCGCATTAGCACAAAAATTTGATGTTAAAGGAATACCGAATTCGCTCGTTCTTGTGGATGGTGAAATTAAAGGCGCAATTGCTGGTATTGTAAGCTGTGAAGAACTAAGAAGTAGATTTAGAAGTTTAGCAAAATAA
- a CDS encoding GNAT family N-acetyltransferase, with the protein MENRKQMIKTERLFLSEMTLADKEILFGYWSDDSVTRYMNIEPFQSLQPVEEMIRMLRQLEIEGKALRCVIILQATGEIIGTCGFNYIDHENQRAEIAYDLGTRFWKRGYATEAVQALMKWGIESFKLHRMEAKVDPRNEASISLLQKLGFQEEGLLRDYEKIGTEFQDLKLFSWLNK; encoded by the coding sequence ATGGAAAATCGGAAACAAATGATAAAAACAGAACGGCTTTTCTTAAGTGAGATGACGTTAGCGGATAAGGAAATTCTGTTTGGTTATTGGTCAGATGATTCGGTGACTAGGTATATGAATATTGAACCTTTCCAGAGTTTGCAGCCGGTGGAAGAAATGATACGTATGCTTAGACAGCTAGAAATAGAAGGGAAAGCGCTCCGCTGTGTAATTATTTTGCAAGCAACAGGTGAAATTATCGGTACTTGTGGTTTTAATTATATTGATCACGAGAACCAGCGTGCAGAAATTGCTTATGATTTAGGAACACGTTTTTGGAAACGCGGTTATGCAACAGAAGCTGTGCAAGCACTGATGAAATGGGGAATAGAGTCATTTAAGTTGCACCGGATGGAAGCTAAAGTGGATCCTAGAAATGAAGCATCTATTAGTTTACTTCAGAAGCTTGGTTTTCAAGAAGAAGGTCTACTTAGGGACTATGAAAAAATTGGAACCGAATTTCAAGATTTGAAATTATTTTCTTGGTTAAATAAATAG
- a CDS encoding glycerate kinase — MKIVIAPDSFKESLTAHEVAEYIKEGFQEVYPDADYRLLPIGDGGEGTMAILSKAFGATKMKVNVSGPFGDKVPAEIAFTEGNKQALIEMAETCGLHLVPTSQRDPLQVSTKGVGELILYAVQKGATELIIGIGGSASNDGGIGMASALGYEFLDTTGQVLTPIGANLANISMINSTNVPAELKNITINVVTDVENLLCGEKGASFVFGPQKGLAKTDLPKADEAMKHFYELANPAMLKMPRAGAGGGIGAGLVTFLEANLLSGIDFVIEALQMKSVCQGADLVIVGEGKMDGQTAEGKAPVGVAKQVPEGIPVIAICGSVGDGLEAVYEAGITAVFPSIREPATLEKILKETPNNLRRTARNVAAVWKGRV, encoded by the coding sequence ATGAAAATCGTTATCGCGCCAGATTCTTTTAAAGAAAGTTTGACGGCGCATGAGGTGGCAGAGTATATTAAAGAGGGCTTTCAAGAAGTTTATCCGGATGCAGACTATCGTTTATTACCAATTGGCGACGGCGGGGAAGGTACAATGGCAATTTTAAGTAAGGCGTTTGGTGCTACTAAAATGAAAGTAAATGTTTCTGGTCCATTTGGCGACAAGGTTCCAGCAGAAATTGCTTTTACAGAGGGCAATAAACAAGCGCTTATTGAAATGGCGGAAACGTGCGGCTTACATTTAGTTCCAACCAGTCAAAGAGACCCACTCCAAGTAAGTACTAAAGGAGTCGGCGAATTGATTCTCTATGCCGTTCAAAAAGGTGCGACAGAGCTTATTATCGGTATAGGTGGAAGCGCTTCAAACGATGGTGGAATCGGCATGGCTAGCGCTCTTGGTTACGAATTCTTGGATACTACCGGTCAAGTGTTAACTCCAATTGGCGCTAATCTAGCTAATATCTCAATGATAAATTCTACTAATGTCCCAGCTGAACTAAAAAATATCACTATCAATGTAGTGACAGATGTTGAAAATCTACTTTGTGGGGAAAAAGGAGCATCATTTGTTTTCGGACCACAAAAAGGATTGGCGAAAACCGATCTACCCAAAGCTGATGAAGCAATGAAGCATTTCTACGAGCTAGCAAATCCAGCGATGCTTAAAATGCCACGTGCAGGTGCAGGCGGCGGAATTGGGGCAGGTCTGGTTACTTTTCTAGAAGCGAATTTGCTTTCTGGAATCGATTTTGTTATCGAAGCACTTCAAATGAAATCGGTTTGCCAAGGTGCTGATTTGGTAATCGTTGGCGAGGGGAAAATGGACGGACAAACTGCAGAAGGTAAAGCACCAGTGGGCGTAGCTAAACAAGTCCCAGAAGGAATACCAGTTATTGCGATTTGTGGAAGTGTTGGTGATGGCTTAGAAGCAGTTTATGAAGCTGGAATCACCGCTGTTTTCCCATCAATCAGAGAACCTGCAACATTAGAAAAAATACTTAAAGAGACCCCAAATAATTTAAGAAGGACCGCGCGAAATGTTGCGGCAGTTTGGAAAGGACGAGTTTAA